A window of the Henckelia pumila isolate YLH828 chromosome 3, ASM3356847v2, whole genome shotgun sequence genome harbors these coding sequences:
- the LOC140888641 gene encoding protein FAR1-RELATED SEQUENCE 5-like encodes MEENSGDDQIYIPEVVDERKPKLGMEFGSVDEAFSFYNHYAREAGFSTRINNSKKDKNKNEAQNGANWAISAFQESHNHPLSTHSKGHLLRSHRSVSAAKKALTQQFSEANVPTCQQIRLLEIEYGGSEHVGCTETDLRNFERDLKNEQKENILTRCFWMDVVSRRAYSAFGDVIVFDTTYNTNKYGMIFAPLVGVNHHHQPIVFGCGFLNDEKIESFVWLFNKFVDVFVECDHFV; translated from the exons ATGGAAGAAAACAGTGGTGATGATCAGATATACATCCCCGAAGTTGTAGATGAGAGAAAACCCAAACTTGGGATGGAATTCGGCTCAGTAGATGAGGCTTTTTCGTTCTATAACCACTATGCCCGAGAAGCTGGATTTAGCACGAGAATCAACAATAGCAAGAAAGATAAGAATAAAAATGAG GCACAAAATGGAGCAAATTGGGCTATCAGTGCTTTTCAGGAAAGTCATAATCATCCACTATCAACTCATTCAAAGGGACATTTGCTACGGTCACATCGCAGTGTTTCGGCAGCAAAGAAAGCATTGACTCAACAATTTTCAGAAGCGAATGTGCCAACTTGTCAGCAAATTAGGTTATTGGAGATAGAGTATGGAGGGTCTGAGCATGTTGGTTGCACAGAAACAGATCTTAGAAACTTTGAGAGAGATCTGAAAAATGAACAAAAAG AAAACATATTGACGAGGTGTTTTTGGATGGATGTTGTATCAAGGAGGGCATACAGTGCATTTGGTGATGTAATTGTGTTTGATACGACGTATAACACCAACAAATATGGGATGATTTTTGCACCACTTGTAGGAgttaatcatcatcatcagcCAATTGTTTTTGGTTGTGGCTTTCTAAATGATGAGAAAATCGAGTCTTTTGTTTGGCTGTTTAACAAGTTCGTAGATGTGTTTGTGGAATGTGACCATTTTGTGTGA